A genomic segment from Euleptes europaea isolate rEulEur1 chromosome 15, rEulEur1.hap1, whole genome shotgun sequence encodes:
- the SP3 gene encoding transcription factor Sp3 — protein MPAAPERPVKQEEMAALDVDGGGGGTHAEYLQQQQQGNGNGASSADASDEAGAPQDTQPSPLALLAATCSKIGPPSPDAEDAEEEEEEDDEASQPAGATGDLSSVQLAGTPNRWEVLSATPTTIKDEAGNIVQIPGAAAVTSSGQYVLPLQSLQNQQIFSVAPGSDSSNGTVSNVQYQVIPQIQTADGQQVQLGFAASSDNGSVNQETGQIQIIPGSNQTIIASGTSSSNIQNILSQTGQVQGVAIGGSSFPGQAQVVANVPLGLQGNIAFVPINSVDLDSLGLSGSQTMTAGINADGHLINTAQAMDSSDTSDRTAEQVSPEMTENTTETDLFVPTSSSSQLPVTIDSSSILEQNANSLPATTGQVHSSDLQGNYMQTSVSDEAQAQNIQVSTAQPIVQHIQLQESQQTTSQAQIVQGIAQQTIHSVQASQGISQQALQNLQLQLNPGTFLIQAQTVTPSGQITWQTFQVQGVQNLQNLQLQNAPGQQITLTPVQTLTLGQVAAGGALTSTPVSLSTAQLPNLQTVTINSIETGGIQLHPGENADSPADIRIKEEEPDPEEWQLGGDSTLNTNDLTHLRVQVVDEEGDQPHQEGKRLRRVACTCPNCKEGGGRGTNLGKKKQHICHIPGCGKVYGKTSHLRAHLRWHSGERPFVCGWMFCGKRFTRSDELQRHRRTHTGEKKFVCPECSKRFMRSDHLAKHIKTHQNKKAIHATSTMLASVEAAAEDTLITAGGTTLILANIQQGSVSGIGTVNASGTSNQDILTNAEIPLQLVTVSGNETME, from the exons aTGCCCGCAGCTCCCGAGAGGCCCGTGAAacaagaggaaatggctgccttggacgtggacggcggcggcggcggcacccaCGCCGAgtatctgcagcagcagcagcagggcaacGGCAACGGCGCCTCCTCCGCGGACGCCTCAGACGAGGCCGGCGCCCCTCAG GACACCCAGCCGTCGCCGCTGGCGCTGCTGGCGGCTACCTGCAGCAAGATCGGGCCGCCGTCGCCGGACGCGGAGgacgcggaggaggaggaggaggaggacgacgaaGCCTCGCAGCCGGCCGGAGCG ACAGGAGATTTATCCTCTGTACAGTTAGCAGGAACTCCAAATAGATGGGAGGTGCTGTCTGCTACACCTACAACCATCAAAGATGAAGCTGGCAATATAGTACAGATCCCGGGGGCTGCCGCAGTAACTTCGAGCGGGCAATATGTTCTTCCCCTTCAGAGTCTGCAGAACCAACAGATATTTTCTGTTGCACCTGGGTCGGATTCATCTAATGGTACTGTCTCTAATGTCCAATATCAAGTAATACCCCAGATTCAGACGGCGGATGGTCAGCAGGTTCAGCTTGGTTTTGCAGCCTCTTCTGACAATGGTAGTGTGAATCAAGAAACCGGTCAAATTCAAATCATTCCTGGCTCCAATCAAACCATAATTGCCTCTGGAACATCTTCTAGTAATATTCAGAATATTTTGTCACAAACTGGCCAGGTCCAGGGGGTTGCAATTGGAGGTTCATCTTTTCCAGGGCAAGCACAGGTGGTTGCTAACGTCCCTCTCGGTCTGCAAGGAAATATCGCTTTTGTTCCCATCAATAGTGTTGATCTAGATTCTCTGGGACTGAGTGGTTCTCAAACCATGACTGCAGGCATTAATGCCGATGGACACCTGATTAATACTGCACAGGCAATGGACAGTTCAGACACTTCTGATAGGACTGCTGAACAGGTTTCTCCTGAAATGACAGAAAACACCACTGAAACAGACTTATTTGTGCCAACGTCGTCATCTTCACAACTGCCTGTTACCATAGACAGTAGTAGTATACTGGAACAAAATGCAAACagcttgcccgccaccactgggcaggTACACAGTTCTGATCTTCAGGGAAATTACATGCAGACATCTGTCTCGGACGAGGCGCAGGCTCAGAATATTCAGGTCTCCACAGCACAGCCTATCGTGCAGCATATACAGCTCCAAGAGTCTCAGCAAACAACCAGTCAAGCCCAAATCGTACAAGGTATCGCGCAACAGACAATCCACAGtgtgcaagccagccaaggtatATCCCAGCAGGCGTTGCAGAACCTTCAGCTCCAGTTGAACCCTGGAACTTTTTTAATCCAGGCACAAACTGTGACCCCGTCCGGGCAGATAACTTGGCAGACGTTTCAAGTGCAAGGAGTCCAGAATTTACAGAACTTGCAGCTACAGAATGCTCCTGGCCAACAGATAACGTTAACACCGGTGCAGACGCTCACCCTGGGACAAGTTGCAGCTGGCGGGGCTTTGACTTCGACTCCAGTTAGTCTAAGTACTGCTCAGTTGCCAAATCTTCAGACAGTTACAATAAATTCCATAGAGACTGGTGGCATTCAGCTGCACCCAGGAGAAAACGCGGACAGTCCGGCAG ATATTAGGATTAAAGAAGAGGAGCCTGATCCTGAAGAGTGGCAGCTTGGTGGCGATTCGACACTGAATACCAATGACCTGACGCATTTGCGGGTGCAGGTGGTAGACGAAGAAGGGGACCAGCCGCATCAAGAAGGGAAAAGATTGCGAAGAGTTGCTTGCACCTGTCCTAATTGTAAAGAAGGCGGAGGAAG GGGCACTAATTTGGGGAAAAAGAAACAGCACATCTGTCACATACCAGGCTGTGGGAAAGTGTACGGGAAGACGTCTCACCTGAGAGCTCACCTCCGCTGGCATTCTGGAGAGCGTCCATTTGTTTGCGGTTGGATGTTCTGCGGCAAAAGGTTTACTCGCAGTGATGAACTACAGCGGCACAGGAGAACGCATACAG GGGAAAAGAAGTTTGTCTGCCCGGAATGTTCAAAACGCTTCATGAGAAGTGACCACCTCGCCAAACACATTAAAACCCATCAAAATAAAAAGGCTATTCATGCCACCAGTACAATGCTGGCCTCggtagaagcagcagcagaggatACTTTGATTACTGCAGGTGGAACAACACTTATCCTTGCTAATATTCAACAAGGTTCTGTTTCAGGGATAGGAACTGTCAATGCATCTGGCACCAGCAATCAAGATATTCTTACCAACGCTGAGATACCTTTACAGCTTGTTACTGTTTCTGGAAACGAGACAATGGAATAA